A window from Sphingobacterium hotanense encodes these proteins:
- a CDS encoding MBL fold metallo-hydrolase has protein sequence MKKILKYMLYILLAIIIVVVILIFLLGRSDNIGALASGERLHRMESLKTFKEGVFDNIEVTPAIKEGVSQVTMLRKFFFGKDKRNVPSSPLPVIQTDLKNIPLDQDVYVWFGHSSYFLQIDGKRILVDPVFSKHASPVPFGVKAFDMTYTYTIEHMPDVDVLVITHDHFDHLDYATLKKYQGKAKQIITSIGVGAHLEKWGYPTEKIHELYWGESETIDSLTFTANVARHFSGRWFKRNTSLWSSFVLKTSKYNIFIGGDSGYGKHFKEIGEHYGPFDFTIIENGQYNDMWHYIHLMPEEAVTAAKELQTKTLIPVHNSKFPLANHAWDEPMIRISAEAKKQNQELITPQMGQVIYLDKPNQTHPWWEEAK, from the coding sequence ATGAAAAAGATTCTTAAATACATGCTTTACATACTCTTAGCCATTATCATCGTGGTTGTTATCCTGATCTTCCTATTGGGTAGATCCGACAATATCGGCGCATTAGCGTCGGGCGAACGCCTGCATCGCATGGAATCGCTAAAGACTTTTAAAGAAGGAGTTTTTGATAACATTGAGGTTACACCGGCAATCAAAGAAGGTGTATCGCAAGTGACCATGCTGCGCAAATTCTTCTTTGGTAAGGACAAGCGGAATGTACCGTCTTCACCCCTTCCGGTTATCCAAACCGACCTGAAAAACATTCCGCTAGATCAAGACGTTTATGTCTGGTTTGGGCACTCCTCCTATTTCCTGCAGATTGACGGGAAGCGTATCCTCGTCGATCCTGTTTTTAGTAAGCATGCATCGCCGGTGCCATTTGGCGTCAAAGCATTTGACATGACTTATACTTATACGATCGAGCATATGCCGGATGTCGACGTGCTGGTCATCACCCATGATCACTTCGACCACTTAGATTACGCTACGCTGAAGAAATATCAGGGCAAAGCCAAACAGATCATTACGAGTATCGGCGTTGGAGCGCACCTCGAAAAATGGGGCTATCCTACAGAAAAAATACACGAGCTTTACTGGGGCGAATCCGAAACAATCGACTCGCTTACTTTCACCGCCAATGTTGCCAGACACTTCTCGGGCAGATGGTTCAAGCGCAATACAAGTCTGTGGTCGTCCTTTGTGTTGAAGACTTCGAAATACAATATCTTTATCGGTGGAGATAGCGGCTATGGGAAGCACTTTAAGGAAATAGGCGAACATTACGGCCCTTTTGATTTTACAATCATTGAAAACGGCCAATACAATGATATGTGGCATTATATCCACCTCATGCCTGAGGAAGCGGTTACCGCAGCGAAGGAACTGCAAACAAAAACTCTAATTCCCGTTCATAACTCTAAATTCCCTTTGGCTAATCATGCTTGGGATGAACCCATGATCAGGATATCTGCAGAAGCGAAGAAACAAAATCAAGAATTGATAACTCCCCAGATGGGGCAAGTTATTTACCTCGATAAGCCCAACCAAACTCATCCTTGGTGGGAAGAAGCAAAATAG
- a CDS encoding arginine decarboxylase, with product MQSYQEFLDLSVGFPQDGFDIIDDELYFHDLNLMEMIETYGTPLRFTYLPIISKKIQQAKILFQTAMLKYNYRGTYKYCYCTKSSHFKHIVEEALKNDIHLETSSAFDMPMIDALERQGKVNKDITVICNGFKTFQYKQYIVDMLHDGFHNIIPVLDNKEEFNMYDDEIELSEPCNLGIRIAAEEQPDSQFYTSRLGIRMEDVIDFYNSKISENPNFRVKLLHFFINSGISDTPYYWNELEKYVTLYCKFKKINPELDTLDIGGGMPFKDSLVHDFDYEYMVNEIVNRIKQICAHHEVVEPDIITEFGKYTVAEASGILYKVLGRKQQNDREKWLMLDGSFITNLPDVWALNQKYILLPINNWDSEYERVNLGGITCDGQDYYNQEAHMNSVFMPKTRKVQYLGFFHTGAYQEVLSGYGGIHHCLLPSPKHVLVRRNRDETFNYEVFGEEQNSKQVMKLLGYQ from the coding sequence ATGCAGAGCTATCAGGAATTTCTTGACTTAAGTGTTGGTTTTCCGCAAGACGGATTCGATATTATCGATGACGAATTGTACTTCCACGATTTGAATTTGATGGAAATGATAGAAACGTACGGTACGCCGCTACGTTTTACTTATCTCCCGATTATTAGTAAAAAGATACAGCAGGCCAAGATATTGTTTCAAACAGCGATGTTGAAATACAACTATCGCGGTACCTATAAGTATTGTTATTGCACCAAGTCATCCCACTTCAAACATATTGTTGAAGAAGCCTTAAAAAACGATATTCACTTAGAAACATCGTCGGCCTTCGATATGCCTATGATTGACGCTTTGGAGCGACAAGGTAAAGTAAACAAGGACATTACAGTAATCTGTAACGGCTTTAAAACCTTCCAATACAAGCAATATATCGTCGATATGTTACATGATGGATTCCACAATATTATCCCTGTTTTGGATAATAAAGAAGAGTTCAATATGTATGATGACGAGATTGAATTATCCGAGCCTTGTAACTTAGGAATTCGTATCGCTGCAGAGGAACAACCAGACTCGCAATTCTATACATCCCGTTTGGGAATCCGTATGGAAGACGTCATCGATTTCTACAACAGCAAGATCTCTGAAAACCCGAATTTTAGAGTGAAATTACTTCACTTCTTTATCAATTCAGGTATCTCGGACACGCCATATTACTGGAATGAGCTTGAAAAGTATGTTACATTGTACTGTAAATTCAAAAAAATCAATCCAGAATTAGATACGCTAGATATTGGTGGCGGTATGCCGTTCAAAGACTCGCTAGTACACGACTTCGACTATGAGTACATGGTGAATGAAATCGTGAACCGTATCAAGCAAATCTGTGCACACCACGAAGTCGTAGAACCAGATATTATTACCGAATTCGGTAAATATACGGTAGCTGAAGCTTCTGGAATTCTGTATAAAGTGTTAGGCCGTAAACAACAGAATGACCGTGAAAAATGGTTAATGTTAGACGGTTCTTTCATCACGAACTTACCAGACGTTTGGGCACTGAATCAAAAATACATCTTATTGCCAATCAATAACTGGGATTCGGAATACGAGCGTGTGAACCTTGGTGGAATTACCTGCGATGGTCAAGACTATTATAACCAAGAGGCTCATATGAACTCGGTATTTATGCCGAAAACAAGAAAAGTGCAATACTTAGGGTTCTTCCATACCGGAGCTTACCAAGAAGTATTGAGCGGATATGGCGGTATTCACCACTGTCTGCTTCCTTCACCTAAACATGTTTTAGTACGCAGAAATCGCGACGAAACATTCAACTACGAGGTATTTGGCGAAGAACAAAACTCGAAGCAAGTAATGAAATTATTGGGATATCAATAA
- a CDS encoding transposase, protein MKKDRITLGVDVSKKTLDICHWGTHDFIKIENNSSGFKQLAKWMRGKGFVSSQVFFIMEYTGGYEYRFLQYCESKGLSYTRKSGLEIKKSMGMVRGKSDKQDSFRIAQYGEEKAYMLDPSGKLNSAIFDLKQLISFRKRLVREMAGYKASSSERKAMYGKDAGKAILKVSKTMIDVYKKEIYRVEREILQLIESDESLNRNYQILKSVKGIGPVNAWMTIVYTENFKAFTDPRKYAVYAGVIPFEHTSGTSIRGRKRVSHMANKAIKQELNQAAKIAITHDKTLREYAQRKLTTKAYPLVLNNVKFKLILIMFSLIGRQEMYREDYHYAA, encoded by the coding sequence ATGAAAAAAGATCGTATTACCTTAGGTGTCGACGTTTCTAAGAAAACATTGGACATCTGCCATTGGGGCACACATGATTTCATTAAGATCGAGAACAACAGTTCGGGATTTAAGCAATTGGCAAAGTGGATGCGAGGGAAAGGTTTTGTATCAAGCCAAGTCTTCTTTATCATGGAATATACTGGTGGATATGAATACAGATTCCTGCAGTATTGCGAGTCAAAAGGTCTTTCGTATACACGCAAATCTGGTCTAGAGATCAAGAAGTCGATGGGCATGGTCCGTGGCAAGAGCGATAAGCAAGACTCCTTTAGGATTGCCCAGTATGGGGAAGAAAAGGCTTATATGCTCGACCCAAGCGGTAAATTGAACTCTGCAATATTTGATCTTAAGCAGCTGATCTCCTTTCGTAAACGTCTAGTGAGAGAGATGGCCGGTTACAAAGCGAGCAGCTCTGAGCGCAAGGCGATGTACGGGAAAGACGCAGGGAAGGCGATCCTGAAGGTCAGTAAAACAATGATAGATGTTTATAAGAAAGAGATCTACAGAGTAGAACGAGAAATCTTACAGCTCATCGAAAGCGATGAATCGCTCAACAGGAACTATCAGATCCTCAAAAGCGTCAAAGGGATAGGCCCGGTCAATGCCTGGATGACGATCGTTTATACGGAGAATTTCAAGGCTTTTACCGATCCCCGAAAATACGCTGTCTATGCCGGTGTGATACCATTTGAGCACACTTCCGGGACCAGTATTCGCGGTCGAAAGCGAGTCTCGCATATGGCCAACAAGGCCATCAAGCAGGAGTTGAACCAAGCGGCAAAGATTGCCATTACACATGACAAGACGCTCCGAGAATATGCGCAACGGAAGCTCACAACCAAAGCTTACCCGTTGGTCTTGAACAATGTGAAATTCAAGCTGATTCTGATCATGTTTTCCTTGATCGGACGACAGGAGATGTATCGGGAAGATTATCATTATGCAGCGTGA